From a single Hymenobacter sp. YIM 151500-1 genomic region:
- a CDS encoding NADH:flavin oxidoreductase/NADH oxidase, with amino-acid sequence MIRLFTPLPLRGITLKNRLVISPMCQYSAQDGFVNDWHLVHLGSRAVGGAGLILLEATAVAPEGRITPDDLGIWHDDHVPGLQRITAFLRAHGCTPGIQLAHAGRKASHTSPWQGGQQLPPPAGGWPTVAPSALPFAPAETAPHELSAADIERLIQDFRSATRRAVAAGFDVVELHAAHGYLLHQFLSPLSNQRPDQYGGSFENRVRLLLEVVRATRAELPNHLPLFVRVSATDWTEGGWTADDTVALAYLLKAEGVDLLDCSTGGNVPQASIPVGPGYQVPFAKRVRQETGLPTGAVGLITTAQQAEEIIASGQADVVLLARASLRDPYFPLHAAQELGAEVAWPVQYERAKPRQT; translated from the coding sequence ATGATTCGGCTTTTCACGCCGCTACCGCTGCGCGGCATTACGCTCAAAAACCGACTGGTGATTTCGCCCATGTGCCAGTACAGCGCCCAGGATGGCTTCGTCAACGACTGGCACCTGGTACACCTGGGCTCCCGGGCCGTGGGCGGGGCCGGCCTGATTTTGCTTGAAGCCACTGCCGTAGCCCCCGAGGGCCGCATTACCCCCGACGACCTGGGCATCTGGCACGACGACCATGTACCTGGCTTGCAGCGCATCACCGCTTTTCTGCGGGCTCACGGCTGCACGCCGGGCATCCAGCTGGCCCACGCCGGCCGCAAGGCCAGCCACACCAGCCCCTGGCAAGGCGGCCAGCAGCTGCCGCCACCGGCCGGCGGCTGGCCCACCGTAGCGCCCAGCGCCCTGCCCTTCGCGCCCGCCGAAACGGCCCCGCACGAGCTGTCCGCCGCCGACATCGAGCGGCTCATTCAGGACTTCCGCTCGGCCACCCGGCGGGCCGTGGCGGCGGGCTTCGACGTGGTGGAGCTGCACGCCGCCCACGGCTACCTGCTCCATCAGTTTCTGTCGCCGCTCAGCAACCAGCGCCCCGACCAGTACGGCGGCTCCTTCGAGAACCGGGTGCGGCTGCTGCTGGAGGTGGTGCGCGCCACTCGCGCCGAACTGCCCAACCACCTACCCCTGTTCGTGCGCGTGTCGGCCACCGACTGGACCGAGGGCGGCTGGACCGCCGACGACACCGTAGCCCTGGCTTACTTGCTGAAAGCCGAAGGCGTGGACCTGCTGGACTGCTCCACCGGCGGCAACGTGCCTCAAGCCTCCATCCCGGTCGGGCCCGGCTACCAGGTGCCGTTTGCCAAGCGGGTGCGCCAGGAAACTGGCCTGCCCACCGGCGCCGTCGGCCTCATTACCACCGCCCAGCAGGCCGAGGAAATCATTGCCTCGGGCCAAGCCGACGTGGTGCTGCTGGCCCGCGCCTCCCTGCGCGACCCGTACTTCCCCCTGCACGCCGCCCAGGAGCTGGGTGCCGAAGTGGCCTGGCCTGTACAGTACGAGCGGGCCAAGCCCCGCCAGACCTGA